DNA from Ziziphus jujuba cultivar Dongzao chromosome 2, ASM3175591v1:
CAATAACAGCAAGCAAATGATCATCCACTCATAACCTTCCCAAGCAATACAGTAGAAACCACCATACAAACTAGTCCCCTATGTTTTGAAATGACAATTTAGTATGACAAGTGTTTGGAATCTTGAACTTGATCCATTTCCATTCATTAGTACTCAAAACATTAAACTTGATTCTCTGGAGCAGCTATAGGTTCGTtagtatttttgtaaaatagttGTAAAAACTTATAATCATTAGTTATAATCATTAGTTTTTTAGTCGAAACCAACTCCGTATAAAACAAGGATCCCAATCAAGTTTATTGGGTCCAAAAAGTTTATCCGGTTGGTAATCAAGATGATGATCAGGAAGTTTCCTTAAAAGACTCAGATGAAAGGTTCCATAAATAAGGAGATTTTTTAATCTGTCACACAAGCAAAGTATACCTAGTTTTCTAAATGCTTCGTCACAAAAACTGAAGCTTATGATACAACATCCTCTCATCATCACCTTACCTGACATTTCAagcaatcaacaaaaacaattcATGAGAAAATAAGGAGACGAGAAAAACAatcaataaaatccaaaataaattcCTAAAGTACACAGAATAACACTGCTGCAAGCaatgttttttgctttttattttctttatatcctCTCCCAGACGCACTCTCTCAGCAGCACTAGGCTTTCTGAATAAGTAAAACAACTACGAACACCATCATTGATGTCATGTGCCACAAATTTCTGCTTCTCAGTATCCCAAAGTCCAAGCTTGCCTAATTTGCCTAGACCTCTCCCCCACCCATTCATAATTACTTTTCCATCGTGTCCGAAGCATGACAAAAGATCCCTTTCTATTATTTGTAGCAGTACTATATTCCATGATCCAATTCCACTTTCTGATACTTCCTTAAGCACCCATACATCCATACATACTCCTGCAATGTTGCAATGAACAATTACTGCAAGCGATTCATAGAGTGACTCAGTAGTTAACCAGCTATTTAAAGTGAATGTAATCAAACCAGAGGGTATACTTATTTTTCCAAATGTTTCATCGGAAAAACTGAAGCTGATGATCATCTGATCATTATCATCTTCTGCAGGATGGTAGAAAACACCATTGAAACTTGTCCCCCCGTATTGAGAATGACAATTTAGGATGACAAGCATTTGGCACCTTGAATTTGATCCATCTCCACTCATTTGGTAGAGAAAATATTTGTATAACCTTATAATCATTAGTTTTGTTGTAGAAAACTCCGTATAAAGGAGGACGCCAATCAAGTTTATACCTTACCCGAGTGTCAGGAAGTGCCTTAAATAATCCTATGGATGGGATATACCAAAAGCATAGTACGAAACCAAGGAAAAAATGGGATATACGTATCCATGGcaagaatatttgaaattctcaATCTCCCACATCTTAGAATATATAActagtatatatttttggaaGTTGAAATGGTGAATCGTGCATATCAATGCAATTAAAAAAGGACATGTGAATGAAAATCACCTATATATTAACTGAATATATGCTAGAGATTTTATATGCAAGCCATTTTTAATACTTACCCAATTTAGAACTTCAACCGATTCATCTCACTACAGATTCTTTCCAAAATCATGCTATGAGTCTCTTGGAGATTTGTTGCATTGTCAACAACAAATTGTGTAAGGAAGGCCTGTTGTTCATAgaattcttcatcaaattcacaTGTCCATTTGACCAATCAGCAGGCACATTTAGCAGCTCTTTTATCAGGACAATCAAAACAATTACTTAGTTAATCTTCTTTGTTTAATCTCAATtagaaaaacaacataaaaaggATCTCAAAGTTGCTTATCTTCTATTTTAGAAGCTCTCGAATTGACTCAACAATGTGATTCGAGACCCAACATAATCACGAACAATGTGAAAGGACAAAGCAAAAGAAACTAGTGGAATTCCAATTTCATCCAACTTCAAGAAATGTTGGACTCCAATAAAGAAATTGTTCTTGCAAGTTTGTAGTACATAGAATTTTTACCGCCTTTAAATTCTGAATGGAGCAGTGTTCTAAAAGGCGAGAAAAAGCATCGCCTAGGTGTGATGCTTTTAGATAACGTCTAGTCTAGATGTGATGTTTTTAGATAACGTCTTGCATAGtagcaaaatttataaaaaaagatgTCAATGCTATTTTGACCGTCTAATGCGTGCCTAGGCGCTAAAATGGGCGAGccttttttgttcaaattttttttttaagattattttttaaaaaatattaaaaatcaattaaaaaaattaaaatataatgtataaggattaaaaaatagaaacttttttaagattaagttttttttttcttaaacaaaaaaaattaaaatataatgtataaGGATTAAGGaattagagagaaaatttaacccaaaaaaaaaagaaaaaaatgaaataaaataaaaaaatgctcaagttgaaattagaaaaccagagaaaaatgattttgtatcGAATGGCACGGAAGATAAGTTGGATGAAGATATAGATACTTAATTGGAGTCCGATAAAGAATTAGACAAGGGTTATATTATGGTAAtagctaaaatatatattaatttagaaattattagatatttgtaggtttgtaatatatatgtgaAACTAATTGTTGTTGGAAACTTGAAAAGCATGAATTTCCATAAATCTATTATGATCAATTACATGCTAATCCATATCTATTGCATATACAAAAGTAATATAGACTtctatatattttgacatttaaaatatgaattatttggtttatttagtaaccttataataattaaaataataatataattgtgaaaGCCTAAACATGTCTAGACTtctaatgtttaaaatttgactTTATCGTTTGTGACACCTTATACCTTTTAGAACACTGCAATGAACagctaaaacaaacaaaaatagcaCGTACCAATACTTACCCTTAATAACACTCACATTGTAGAGAAATCAAAGATTTCCATAAACATCGAACTCTATAAAAAGCATCAATCCATACTAAATGCTCTAaattccaaataataataatagtaatagtaataataataataataatagtaataatagtaataataaaaacagaaacACATACCTTAGAGGCCACGTGAAACGTTTAGAGCACTGTTATTTCAAAATGCACTTTTCTTtcgatcaaaaaaaaaaaaaaaaaaaggttctttaTTAAATTGTAAGCAGTTCTTAATTAAGCAAAAAGTTCTTAATCAAGCGAAAAGTTCTTAATCGAGCAAAAagttctttttgctttttaataaGAAGAAAGTTCTTAATTAAGTTGTGAAATACATGGCAATATAATTGGCATTTTTGtttctatatttaaattttattttcttgctcaAAAAAATAATcgctttccattttttttattttattttcttgatagTCCATATATGTAACTCCAATAAATAGTGAAAAATACTACCAATGGTGATTAACACCATGAAATCAATAGCTCCGTACAATgattaccaatttatttataaatagataaatgaaaccattcaataatattattacttACTGTGGATGGTGTTCAGaggattataatttatatttgtgaTTATTTTACAGCTTCTCTGTTAACGTGATCTCATTGGGTAATACACAAAAATGTTGGTTATTAATTGgcaattatcaatataaaaactTGTTCTGTGATTGGATTCCCCCTATGACCCTGTGTTTTCTATTattctgagaaaaaaaaaaaaaaacattaaatgtGCATAGTTTTGCAATCCATAAAGAAAAGCTTTAAAATATATGAAGAAAGATATAAAGATCCCGCCTAGTTTATAGGTGCATGGTATGGTATATGATCTAAAATCAAGTTGGAATTCAATGAAATTCTATCCAGATTAATAGCATACTCACATTGTGATATTATGgatctcttttcttcttcaaaattataaattataatagcaTCAAATTCATAGTAAACAGAGATTTCTGCAAGCTACAGTTGCTTTATTtaaatctcatatatatatatatatatatatctaccttCTTCATATTAATaaccaaaggaaaaaattatacGCATAAATTTATTTGGTTTCCTTCAAATATTTCCTGTTTGCAAAAACGTAAACCTTTTTCAACTCGATTTGCAAAAAGttatacctttttttctttttttttctttttttgtttttttggacaataaaaaagttaatatgGTTAGCGAACTGGTAATATTTTTCTGAAGACATGTTAAAATCATTTGTTAACCACATCTATCTCTGATTTATATGCCATACCAACTCTGTCACCTTCCCTTCCATATAGAAAAACATTGACATCAAATAGGGCAAGGTTTGCATCCAAgctaagaaacaaaataacttatttatttatttattattattattattttggcttcTCTTGGTTTTGTATAAGTTGCCTGgggagagagggaaaaaaaaaattaaaaaataaaaaataaaaaagtgtctTCGTTGTTTTCCTTGAGAAGGATCTGCCAACGTAAATCCCTtcttatatacatttatatgttTACATAAGAAAAGCAAAGTCTACAAAAGTGATGTATTTtatcttgttttattttattttatttttttggtctattAAAGTTTGAATATTTTGTCAATATCTCaatggaaaaagaagaaaaaaataaagtattatgaactctaaaaagaaaaacaaaagggaaaaataatagGCCGACCATACCAAAATTGAATTTTACAAATTGAATAAGAAAGCGACCTTGACCGTCCATACGCAAATCTAATAGCTTCTCTGTTTACATTAATCACATAagtgattaaataattataaaaaacaatGCTTTTAATTAGCAAGATCTTTTACATTTTCTTAATTTGGTCTTTTAAAACTTCAAACTATAAAGTTAGATCCCAAATTAAATTCAACTACCATATAAAAAACTTGTTTTCTGATTGGATTCCCCATATAACCCATATTTTCTATTACTCTCTTTGCTTAGATTTGAAGTTAAAAATCATTAATTGTGCACAGCTTTACAATCTacaaaagcaaaatataaaaatcccaTTTAATTttaggtgcatgatacatgatcCAAGATAATGCATTGGAATTCAATGACACATGGGAAAGGCAATCATATAATTTGGTTATCAAGTTGGGGCACTGAGTCAATTTAGGATATGCTCATGCCCataacattatatttatatatatatatatatatagttttaaatgggaaaaaaaattaaaactgttAATGTAGTAATATATGTGTTAATTGAagtatttgaataaaaataaaattttcctgatttaattattaaagaGAACATATCAAGCTCCATGAGGACTCCCTCACGATAACTTCCCTTTCATGCTAAGCAGCAACTATTTAGTCAACCAATGCTGATCATGGTATTTTCGTAGAAAGTTAAAGAAGAAAAGGGTAATCTGGGAAGCAAAAAATTTGGCTTTACCCGTTTGACTACGAGCGGATAGGTGTGGGAGAGAATATAATTTTGGCGCAGTCGCTGGGGtagaaaaagaacaaacaaaacaaaacaaaaaaaaaaaaacaaaacaaaaatgtaaaaaagaaaacgagagaaaaaaaaataaaaaaaaaatcaagtatgCATTTGCCGTCATTTCATTGTCtttagaaaaattttgaaaaacaaaaatgacggaaaagaagagaaagtgagggaaaattttgaagctttgtttattttttgagcTGCTTTCAGATTACTATTTGcttattcttctttctttctttctttttgatgGTGGTTCTGTTTGCTACTTCACTCAAACCCTCGTGAGTCCAACACACAAAGAGTGTTCTTCAATAAAAACAAAGCATTGATCTTTTATTTAGGTActctatttgatttttgtttgtttattattattattattattattttttaatctaaatgtTGATCTTCAAGGTTTCTGTTATcggattttgtttattttgatccATGTTTTGTATCGTGGTGTGGAGCTAGGGttcaagtaattttttttgttttttcgacataaatatttttttgtgtgcATTTGTGTGATCTGCTTCGTAAAATTGTATAGAAAGTGGAAACTGAGCTTTATGCAATGATTGGATTGGATCGGTGTATGGTTTATCATGTGGTCAAGAATAATTTGTAAAACtatgtatttttgttatttattgaaGGAAAAGagtgtaaatttttttcaatttgatgttGCAGCGATTTTTAAGTTTTGATTTATTCTTAAAGTAGCTGGAAAGTGGATAAATGTAATGAAGGTGTGGACGTTAATTACTGActacatatatattaagtaGAAAACTAAATCCTTAAGGTATATGCCGAGGTGGTATCATTCTTGTGGCTCAAAATTAGATTGTAAACTTATTGAAGTTTGCTTCTCCTTTCAGGTTTTGTCCGAGGAAGTTCGACTTTTATACAGGGCAAAGAATAGGCAAGGTTTCAAAGGATGCTGGTAATTTAATCTGTTTTTAGATGGGTTTTTCAAGGCAGTTTCTTTTTGGCGTTAATCTCAATTGGGTTAAGAACTTAAGAGACATTAAAGGGATCTGAACCATGGTATGATGGATCAATCAAGAACAAATAAGCAGCTTCCACGTAATTCCATTGAACATGGATATGAGGAGCTACAGCCCCCATCCCAGTCATTTGTGGGTGATCCTCTTAGCAATATGCATGCTAATACCAGACCCCCTGACCCTAATATTTCAGAAGTTAGACCTGTACTTAATTACTCCATACAAACAGGTGAGGAATTTGCTTTTGAATTTATGCGTGATCGGGTGAATCCTAGGAAGCCTTTGCTTCCCAACACTATGGGTGATCCCAGTTATGCACCAGGCTATTTGGAATTAAAAGGCATTTTAGGTATCAGCCATGCAGAGTCTGAAAGAGGGTCGGAAGTTTCAATGCACAGCATATCACAAAAAGGTCCAGAACACTTTGAGAATAAAAACTCATCTTCTCATGGAGGCAGAATTAACTATTCTTCAGTTCAATCGGTACCACGAACTTCATCAGGCTATGAGAGTAGTCGAGGAATTCTTCATGGCTATACCTCTTCTGGAGCCTCTGATAGCTCATCAATGAAGATGAAAGTTCTTTGCAGCTTTGGGGGTAAAATTTTACCCCGGCCAAGTGATGGAAAGCTGAGGTATGTTGGAGGTGAAACACGGATTGTCCGAATTAGAAAGGATGTTTCCTGGCAGGAGCTTACCCAGAGAAGTTTATCGATTTATAACCAAACTCAAGTAATTAAGTATCAGCTCCCCGGAGAGGATCTCGATGCCTTGGTTTCGGTATCTTCTGATGAGGATCTGCAGAATATGATGGAGGAATGCACGGATTTAGGCAATGGAGAGGGATCGCAAAAGCTAaggatctttttattttctatgaGTGATTTGGATGAAACTCAGTTTAGTCTGGGCAGCATGGATGGTGATTCTGAGGCTCAGTATGTAGTTGCtgttaatggaatggaccttgGGTCAAGAAAATCCTCGACTTTGCATGGTTTTGCAAGCTCATCAGCCAATAATTTAGAAGATCTAGATAGACAGAGTATTGAGAAAGAGACAAGTAGAGCTGCAGTAGACTCAGTGGGGGTTAGCAGTGTACCTTTTCCTGGAAATATTGTTTCATCATCAACCAGTCATTCTCCAGAGCCTGTCCTACCTGGTTCCTCAAGTGCATATGAAAATAATCCTCCTTTTTATCATGGCAATATGATGCATTATGGAGAAAATATGCCATACCAGCTACCTGATGCCCGCATTACTTCTATTCACTCGCCTTTAGTTCCTGGTTCAATGCCTGTTCCTGTGGTAAGGGATCAACAAGGAGGCTCAACAGAAGGGCAAAAATTTGGTGGATCAAGGGTTGAGAACGTGCACATGCCAGTAAAACAGGTGAAACTGAAATCTGATGGTTCAGTGCAGCAAGACGGTACCAATGAAAATGTTTGCATGTCAGGGAATGCATATGCTGTCCTTTCACAGCCATACGAGAGTAAATTAATGGATTATTCTCCTGTTGAAGAGGCATCAGTTGCAGTCACTGCTTCTGAGGGTGGTCTGCATTTGTTGTCAAAAAATGAGGTAAAGTACCAGGAGCCTGAAAAGGTTTCTGCATCAAACGATTCTGTGCACCTGTTGCAGGTTCCTAAATCTAGTGAGGATGATCATTATTCTACATCTAGTACTGCATTTGCTACTGGCTATGCTGGATCTGAGTCTAATGCAATGGATTTAAGTTACTTTGAACAACCTGTGCTTCCTCAAAGAGTTTATTATTCAGAAAGAATTCCCAGGGAGCAGGCAGAAATGCTTAATCAGGGAGAGTTGCTTAATCGATTATCAAAATCGGACGACTCACATGCTTCTGAATATCTTGTATCTCATTCACGTGCTGATATTTCCCGGCAGGATCCAATAGCAGAAGGAGTTGACAAAACATATGAAGATGGGAACCTGGCTCCCCCAACTGAACAACCCTCAATGACAAAGCCATTATATGTGGATACTCATATTGTTGATGGTGGACTTGCCAAACTTCAGAAGTACAAAGAATTTGCTGATTCTGTTACTCAGAATTCGGAGCTCTTGCAAGACAGTGATGTTGATTCAAAGCATGCATTTCCAAATCCTATGGATAGTAAAGATGCTGTGAAAGAGGATAGGTCTGACCAAGAAACAATACGCTCAAAAGATTCCCATGAGAAGCTCCCAGTTGATGAAATCCCAGAACATGCAGATGTAAATCAGAAAACTTCTGTTGAGCACCAAGAAGATCCTACATCTGATCTTACAAGACATCATTTAAGTGAGGTCGTTGCTAAGGATCCCAGTAGTGATGACACCATGGGTGATGGACAACCATTTCCAAGGTCTGAGAACTTGGCTAAACGTGCTTCTCAGGATGCACCCTCAATTGGTATATCCACATCAACGCAAGTTTATATTGAAGATAGGTTTCCCCGTGATTTCCTTTCTGACATATTCTCCAAAGCTGTACTTTCTGAAGATTCCCCTGGTGTTGGTTTGCTGCACAATGATGGGGCTGGCTTGAGTTTGAACGTGGAAAATCACGAACCTAAACGTTGGTCATATTTTCGGAATTTGGCACAAGAAGGATATAATCAAAATGATGTTTCTCTAATGGACCAGGATCATCCTGGATATTCAAATGTGCATGGAagagttgaagaagaagatcatATAGCATATCAGCATGCACCTTTAACAGCAGATAGAGCTCTGATGGACCATGTAAATTCCCAGACTGCAGCAGAAAGTATTGTTCCATGTTCAGATCATCCCCATGCAATGGACACTGAAAGTGTGCAGTTTGGTGCTATGATGGAAAATCGAAGAATGCCAGAATCAGACTATGAGGTACTCTTCCaatgaaaacaaatttttcTCACCTTGGATGCTTCTATGCTGacaatattctaatatttgatATAGGATGGGAAGTTTGAAACCAGGTCTGCTGGTCTACCTCCTCTTGATCCTTCCCTGGGAGATATAATTGACATCAGTACCTTGCAGGTTTGATGCTTATTTGTGCAATGATGCCATTATAAATCCCCCCCCTTAATGCTTGATCAAGGTTCtgatgtaaattttttaatacggtatatatatattataagtattGATAATCAGTTAACTGAGACTGCAGTTAAGCCCCATATAATGTAAACTCTATTCTTGGATGCCCGGTATTGAAATATATAAGTATTAAGTAATTAGTTGTTTCAGTTTCATATATCTTTAAGTCAGTCTGGGTGATTTTTTGCTACTGTAGTGAAGGATTATTAGAGTTTTTTGATGtttgatcattccttcttgttGCATATTGTAGGCCATTAGGAATGATGATCTTGAAGAGCTGAAGGAGCTGGGTTCGGGTACCTTTGGGACTGTGTATCATGGAAAATGGAGGGGAACAGATGTTGCAATTAAGAGAATAAAGAAGAGTTGCTTTACTGGTAGATCATCAGAGCAAGAGAGATTGGTATCTGTCCTTCACCACCTACATTAGttcacaattattttttatttgatgatGCGTCGGCCAAACACATTAACACACATATGGTCTCAAAAGTCAAAACTTCATTGCATCTGTAGCACATTAGTAGTTTAGTCTCCAATGCATTATTGCCATAATACTTGCTGCTATTCTCAGACTGTAGAGTTCTGGCGGGAAGCTGACATACTCTCAAAGCTTCACCATCCAAATGTGGTAGCATTTTATGGTGTAGTGCAAGATGGACCGGGAGGGACATTAGCTACTGTAACTGAATACATGGTTGATGGTTCTCTCAGGCATGTTTTACTTCGCAAAGACAGGTACTTGTACACTAATGCAGTTCTttactcattttttttcctcaagCGATTAAAGATGCATTAGACAAACTTTAAGTACATCATACTTTTGAGAGGAAAAAATTTATGGATATTTCAGATTTTTGGATACTGATGCAGCTTAAAAATTAAGGTTGTAATGTACCATTTCGCAGCatcttattattttcaaattggaACTGTTTTTGTTTCCATTTGCCATGTTTCCCATTTCCTTCTAAACATGGTCATTGTTTTCAGGTATCTTGATCGTCGCAAGCGGCTCATAATTGCTATGGATGCAGCATTTGGAATGGAATATTTGCACTCAAAGAATATTGTGCATTTTGACTTGAAGTGTGACAACCTGCTTGTGAACTTAAAAGATCCACTACGTCCAATTTGCAAggtatcgttttttttttttgttggggaaAACATTGATACGCGTACTTGGCATGAATATTAATAGCATTTATTCTGTTTTAGGTAGGTGATTTTGGCCTTTCAAAAATCAAGCGAAATACCCTGGTTTCTGGTGGTGTTCGGGGAACTTTACCATGGATGGCACCGGAGTTGCTAAATGGCAGCAGCAACAAGGTCTCTGAAAAGGTAAAATGCCACTGGATGAAATCTTAGTTTAGAATAGTATAAAAAGGAATTCATCATTTGAGGGTGAGTGATTTCTAGAGAGAATCCATGAACGGCATGATGGTGAATTTTTACAGGTTTCCCCAATATACTAATTCAAAAAGTTTCCTAGTTAAGCAGGGGAAAGTTGTTCCttatttgttgttttgtttcttcttcttctccaattTTGAATATTCATTGATCACAGGTTGATGTATTCTCTTTTGGCATTGTTTTATGGGAGATTCTCACCGGTGAGGAGCCATATGCCAACATGCATTACGGTGCAATTATAGGTCTGCTTTCTTTGCCCTTTCCTTTACATTTTTATTCATTGCACTTGCATTTCAGTTATCGTTACCCATTTGGAAACTGGCTTTGTCTCCATTATGCTGTGCATGCTGAACTCCAATGGATTGCATCATTTCATAAAGCGTTAtacaaaaaaagttatatttatgTCATTTGACATGAATTAAGAGAGAATATTAGAACTCTCTCTCACGTGcatgaacacacacacacacagagataaCAGGGATGAAAAAATGGGATCTGTAACTTCTTTGCCTGGGTAGACATTGAAGATTTTACTATGTATGCAGGAGGTATTGTGAATAATACATTAAGACCAACAATACCAAGTTACTGTGATCCTGAATGGAGAAGGCTGATGGAGCAGTGTTGGGCGCCTAATCCTTTGGCTAGGCCATCCTTCACAGAGATCGCTAGTCGTTTACGTGTAATGTCTGCAATGGCTAGCCAAACCAAAACACAGGTTCAGAAGGCATCTAAATGATGATTTGAGTTCATTCCTTGTGCCCTTCTTCCATGATTATATAAGATGATATAAATTTATTCATTCAATTGTATACAAAAAAACATAGTATGTATTATATTTGTAGTTGTGATTGTTCCCATGGTGGATTTTGAAATGGAATGTGTTTATGAAGTTTTACTACTAGTTTTTGGCCATGTTTTCTTTATTCTTCTACCATCATTTCCATATGTCGAAATTGTGTCCGAACTCTGCAACAGACGTAAAAATTCTCGGGCATATTAGCATGTACAAAAGGATAATATAGTTTTATTAAAttgatcttttaaatttttattttgtggaaaAGTCGGTTGTTTTTTGGAAATAAGAGTTTGACGTTGCTCCTGAATATAAATTTGCtatttagtttaaaatattcttACAGTAGTGTTGAGGTTTCTGGATTTAAGTTGAGAGTTGTCGCCCATCAAAACTTGAATCTAGAGTGGTGGTACGTCGCtatctactttttatttattagtttgaaGATTTTGTCAACATCTCAATGGAAAAAAggataaagaaaaattttaccAGCCGTTCCAAGagaagaaatacaaataaaaaggcCGACCATCGatggcaaaaaaataaacaaagcgACCCAAATCCCAAGCTCCTTTGTTGACATCCTTCCATTATAtgatacataatttaaaatataatatatcaagatcgattatattttttatcataagttttttttttttttaatttttttattttctggattATAAAGGTCAAACTAATATCCATATAATATGATGCAATATAATATACCATTCAATCATAAAAAAACCTAACAGgggtattcaatttagagtttagtggatttaaaatgagttataaattttaaaggatttgatgggtTATAATGGAATTCCATAGATTTCATAAAGagtttataagaatccaacgaaatcTTTAAGATTAAGAttagattttatattgataatttttttcataatttttctgttaaaatcctttcaaatccattaaaatccatcattttttaaaatcaatggctttttgaataccattagatttcaaaagaattctacaaaattttaattgaatacacctaaattttaataaatttttataaaatccattaaaatctaaattgaatattattggatttgtataaattcttttaaaatctaaatcgaatactttcaaacttttaaatacttttaaaatcttccaaACTTTAGATTGAATATACCCTATTAAGATTTCTCAAATAGAAATTTTGtaaggtttattattattattattattattgttttattgaaaaaaaactttatttttattttattttttgtgaattttattaaaaaaacttaattgaATAAAAAGGGCAAAAATGAAGCAAAGTAATCGATTTGATTAAGACAACACGTGGTTTTCATTTAAAGAGAGTCCACGACAAGAACCTTGGGGAATTCCTTATCTTAA
Protein-coding regions in this window:
- the LOC107417907 gene encoding uncharacterized protein LOC107417907 produces the protein MMDQSRTNKQLPRNSIEHGYEELQPPSQSFVGDPLSNMHANTRPPDPNISEVRPVLNYSIQTGEEFAFEFMRDRVNPRKPLLPNTMGDPSYAPGYLELKGILGISHAESERGSEVSMHSISQKGPEHFENKNSSSHGGRINYSSVQSVPRTSSGYESSRGILHGYTSSGASDSSSMKMKVLCSFGGKILPRPSDGKLRYVGGETRIVRIRKDVSWQELTQRSLSIYNQTQVIKYQLPGEDLDALVSVSSDEDLQNMMEECTDLGNGEGSQKLRIFLFSMSDLDETQFSLGSMDGDSEAQYVVAVNGMDLGSRKSSTLHGFASSSANNLEDLDRQSIEKETSRAAVDSVGVSSVPFPGNIVSSSTSHSPEPVLPGSSSAYENNPPFYHGNMMHYGENMPYQLPDARITSIHSPLVPGSMPVPVVRDQQGGSTEGQKFGGSRVENVHMPVKQVKLKSDGSVQQDGTNENVCMSGNAYAVLSQPYESKLMDYSPVEEASVAVTASEGGLHLLSKNEVKYQEPEKVSASNDSVHLLQVPKSSEDDHYSTSSTAFATGYAGSESNAMDLSYFEQPVLPQRVYYSERIPREQAEMLNQGELLNRLSKSDDSHASEYLVSHSRADISRQDPIAEGVDKTYEDGNLAPPTEQPSMTKPLYVDTHIVDGGLAKLQKYKEFADSVTQNSELLQDSDVDSKHAFPNPMDSKDAVKEDRSDQETIRSKDSHEKLPVDEIPEHADVNQKTSVEHQEDPTSDLTRHHLSEVVAKDPSSDDTMGDGQPFPRSENLAKRASQDAPSIGISTSTQVYIEDRFPRDFLSDIFSKAVLSEDSPGVGLLHNDGAGLSLNVENHEPKRWSYFRNLAQEGYNQNDVSLMDQDHPGYSNVHGRVEEEDHIAYQHAPLTADRALMDHVNSQTAAESIVPCSDHPHAMDTESVQFGAMMENRRMPESDYEDGKFETRSAGLPPLDPSLGDIIDISTLQAIRNDDLEELKELGSGTFGTVYHGKWRGTDVAIKRIKKSCFTGRSSEQERLTVEFWREADILSKLHHPNVVAFYGVVQDGPGGTLATVTEYMVDGSLRHVLLRKDRYLDRRKRLIIAMDAAFGMEYLHSKNIVHFDLKCDNLLVNLKDPLRPICKVGDFGLSKIKRNTLVSGGVRGTLPWMAPELLNGSSNKVSEKVDVFSFGIVLWEILTGEEPYANMHYGAIIGGIVNNTLRPTIPSYCDPEWRRLMEQCWAPNPLARPSFTEIASRLRVMSAMASQTKTQVQKASK